A region from the Arthrobacter roseus genome encodes:
- the atpB gene encoding F0F1 ATP synthase subunit A: MIALALPAAEEGGFAPPGVGEHLPAIFSIGSFDFTKHSLLVLLSVVIIAFFFMFAIRKGSMVPGKLQFLGETAYGFVRNSVAKDVLGGQDFIKYVPLLFSLFFFILVNNIYGAIPILQLPTFSHVGGAYVLAALVWFIWIGLGFKKYGIRYLKLATVPSGVPWYLLPMIIPIEIISNFLVRPVTHSLRLFATMLAGHLIVGVAGSGIEFLIAQENILLQGTSVLVLAGAVAMYFLEALIMVLQAYIFVLLTAIYIEGAMNADSH; the protein is encoded by the coding sequence TTGATCGCGCTTGCGCTCCCCGCCGCTGAAGAGGGTGGGTTTGCTCCGCCCGGTGTTGGTGAACACCTGCCAGCCATCTTTTCGATCGGCTCATTCGACTTCACCAAGCACTCGTTGCTTGTTCTGCTTTCGGTGGTGATCATCGCCTTCTTCTTCATGTTCGCCATTCGAAAAGGCTCGATGGTACCAGGGAAACTACAGTTTCTGGGCGAGACAGCTTATGGCTTCGTGCGTAATTCCGTCGCCAAAGACGTTCTTGGCGGTCAGGACTTCATCAAGTACGTGCCGTTGCTGTTCTCCCTGTTCTTCTTCATCCTGGTGAACAACATTTACGGTGCCATCCCGATTCTTCAACTCCCAACGTTCTCGCACGTCGGGGGAGCCTACGTACTCGCTGCGCTCGTCTGGTTCATCTGGATCGGGCTCGGTTTCAAGAAGTACGGAATACGGTACCTGAAACTTGCCACGGTGCCCTCGGGCGTCCCTTGGTACCTGCTGCCGATGATTATTCCCATCGAGATCATTTCAAATTTCCTCGTCAGGCCGGTCACGCACAGCCTCCGACTCTTCGCGACCATGCTTGCCGGGCACCTGATCGTTGGGGTAGCTGGCTCGGGTATCGAATTCCTGATTGCCCAGGAGAACATTCTGCTGCAGGGTACATCCGTTCTGGTTCTTGCCGGAGCGGTTGCAATGTACTTCCTGGAAGCTCTGATCATGGTCTTGCAGGCGTACATCTTCGTCCTGCTGACCGCGATCTACATTGAAGGCGCAATGAACGCCGACTCGCACTAG
- a CDS encoding AtpZ/AtpI family protein: MSKSSRQRPRNGEIDAPLSNDTSSGGYNAGLAVFSYVVGGILVWSLIGWGLDSLLGTGWIVLAGALVGVAGGFYLSAMHNLFRARDQDDGPKHPKATE, encoded by the coding sequence ATGAGCAAGTCTTCACGTCAGCGCCCTCGCAACGGAGAAATCGATGCCCCGTTGAGCAACGACACAAGCAGCGGGGGATACAACGCTGGGCTCGCTGTTTTCAGCTATGTGGTTGGCGGGATCCTGGTCTGGAGTTTGATAGGCTGGGGATTGGATAGTCTGCTCGGAACAGGTTGGATCGTTCTGGCCGGCGCGCTTGTGGGAGTAGCTGGAGGGTTCTATCTTTCAGCCATGCATAACCTCTTTCGCGCTAGAGATCAGGACGACGGGCCGAAACATCCCAAGGCCACGGAGTAG
- a CDS encoding glycosyltransferase — translation MELQLVITTFNRSAYLKNLLASVAKLDPAPTGVVVVDNASSDDTTTVIQVAAKQFPIPLVHHRLEENVGGAGGFSAGIAKALDLGAEWIWLMDDDVVAHPDALEAFSVWMDRYRCIHGRRYDEQGKPFFWQHRFCSYLGIHLPVRGNVFASSEVFHTNVGCFEGMLVHSDVVRAIGLPDPRFFINGDDTTYGWLISRKFPVAYINHYVLSKARPQKQIDLVIRHLNDSNDLGRYCAMRNRGHIGQYLRHENAYNGWGFALGTVLTAVKEIFRLIAVEHTLRGIPTLWRGWREARRILGDTSWQPMKPLNHPADYSQDCP, via the coding sequence ATGGAACTGCAATTGGTCATCACCACCTTCAACAGGTCCGCCTATTTAAAGAACTTGCTGGCTTCGGTCGCCAAGCTTGATCCGGCACCAACCGGCGTCGTCGTTGTGGATAACGCCAGTTCAGACGACACGACAACGGTTATCCAAGTGGCCGCCAAACAGTTCCCGATCCCCTTGGTGCACCACCGCCTCGAAGAAAATGTTGGTGGCGCCGGAGGCTTCTCGGCAGGCATCGCGAAGGCTCTTGACCTCGGCGCGGAGTGGATCTGGTTGATGGACGACGACGTCGTGGCTCACCCCGACGCGTTGGAGGCCTTCAGCGTGTGGATGGATCGTTACCGGTGCATCCATGGACGCCGGTACGACGAACAGGGCAAACCTTTCTTCTGGCAGCACCGCTTCTGTAGCTACTTGGGCATTCATCTACCCGTCCGTGGAAATGTATTCGCATCGTCCGAGGTCTTCCACACAAATGTTGGCTGTTTTGAGGGGATGCTCGTTCACTCGGACGTTGTTCGCGCTATCGGGCTTCCTGATCCGCGATTTTTCATCAACGGTGACGACACCACCTACGGGTGGCTGATTTCGCGTAAGTTTCCCGTGGCGTACATCAACCATTACGTCTTGTCCAAGGCGCGCCCGCAGAAGCAGATCGACCTCGTGATTCGGCATCTCAACGATTCCAATGATCTGGGGCGGTACTGCGCCATGCGAAACCGGGGGCATATTGGTCAGTATCTCCGTCACGAGAACGCTTACAACGGATGGGGATTTGCGCTGGGAACAGTGCTGACTGCTGTCAAAGAGATCTTCCGGCTCATCGCCGTCGAACATACCTTGCGGGGTATCCCCACTCTGTGGCGGGGTTGGCGGGAAGCCCGCCGAATTCTGGGCGACACCTCCTGGCAACCTATGAAGCCGCTGAACCACCCTGCGGACTATTCCCAGGACTGCCCGTGA
- the atpE gene encoding ATP synthase F0 subunit C produces the protein MEVQGSLNLIGYGLSAIGGGIGVGLVFAAYINGVARQPEAQRVLQPIAFLGLALTEALAILGLVFAFVLPI, from the coding sequence ATGGAAGTACAGGGTAGCCTCAACCTCATCGGATACGGTCTCTCGGCAATCGGTGGTGGCATCGGCGTGGGACTTGTCTTCGCGGCATACATCAATGGTGTTGCTCGTCAGCCTGAGGCGCAGCGCGTTCTCCAGCCGATCGCGTTCTTGGGCTTGGCACTGACTGAAGCCCTCGCCATCCTGGGTCTGGTCTTCGCGTTCGTTCTGCCTATCTAA
- a CDS encoding F0F1 ATP synthase subunit delta, translating into MAGISATALSVAREDLETRLPSAPLSLAEELFSILSVLDSNAGLRRALTDPARDRESKVNLVSNLFAQQVSTDAIAVTAGLASARWAAARDIGDALETLAGLTAISVAERRGNGSEGLDSLEADLYAFKRVVASNHELQRALADGRADDSAKANLAKKLVPGASEEARLLIRQAVVAPRGLKPSGVVERFIELVGERQQRWIAEVSVSRPMSQIQLSRLESALNGLYNRDLTVHVAVDPALVGGIRVKVADEVVDSSVITRLNELGRRMAG; encoded by the coding sequence ATGGCAGGCATATCGGCTACAGCGTTGTCAGTAGCCAGAGAAGATCTGGAGACGCGTCTGCCAAGCGCTCCGTTGTCTCTGGCGGAAGAGCTCTTTTCGATTCTTTCCGTTCTGGACAGCAATGCTGGCCTGCGTCGAGCGCTGACGGACCCGGCACGGGACCGCGAGAGCAAGGTGAATCTCGTATCGAATCTCTTTGCTCAACAGGTGTCCACGGACGCAATTGCAGTCACCGCTGGACTTGCCTCTGCCCGGTGGGCAGCTGCCAGGGACATCGGCGACGCGCTGGAGACGTTAGCTGGGCTAACGGCCATCTCCGTTGCTGAGCGTCGGGGAAACGGATCGGAAGGACTCGATTCGCTGGAGGCAGACCTCTACGCCTTCAAACGCGTAGTGGCATCAAATCACGAGCTGCAGAGGGCGCTTGCCGATGGTCGTGCCGATGACTCGGCCAAGGCCAATCTCGCCAAGAAGTTGGTGCCTGGAGCATCGGAGGAAGCCCGTCTTCTCATCCGTCAGGCAGTTGTTGCTCCACGCGGTCTGAAACCGAGCGGCGTCGTCGAACGTTTCATTGAACTTGTAGGCGAACGTCAGCAACGTTGGATCGCTGAGGTTTCAGTGAGCCGCCCGATGTCGCAGATACAGTTGAGCCGGCTTGAATCCGCGCTCAACGGTCTATATAACCGTGACCTGACTGTTCACGTTGCGGTCGATCCTGCACTCGTTGGAGGCATCCGAGTCAAGGTTGCAGATGAAGTCGTTGACTCCTCCGTGATTACGCGACTGAATGAACTCGGCCGGAGAATGGCCGGATAA
- a CDS encoding nucleoside-diphosphate sugar epimerase/dehydratase translates to MPAVSTNSLITSPDNPQRTSKPALWLWSQYLLDSLAWIVSIILALILRYELTDDVMNIEGLLVYCLAAIVTQGIVGFGFALYKGRYSFGSFHEVKLLVLVTVVVTAILVLVSVAFGLLIDVPRSTGIIAFPFACLFMAAIRYLKRMYVESKARPGEEAQATLIYGAGFLGSSLVTRMVQDAESPYRPVGLIDDDPAKKHLRLSSVPVLGRTEDLPDVIRRMEAKVLIIAYANVEAAQVRRISDLVEGFDIRVLVLPPLREMLASGDKGAIPDFRDLAVEDLIGRSPVDIHVSEVAGYLRGKRVLVTGAGGSIGSELCRQIKPFAPEELIMLDRDETGLQQTQISLTGRGLLDGPDTVLADIRDAAAIRKIFEERKPDVVFHAAALKHVSLLEQYPAEAWKTNVLGTLNVLNAAMAAEVPSLINVSTDKAADPSTVLGHSKRVAEKLTAWAANQTERPYVSVRFGNVIGSRGSMLPLFSEQIRQGGPVTVTDPDATRFFMTIPEACQLVIQAGSVGAAGELLILDMGEPVRILDIAERMISLSGKDIEIVYTGLRRGEKLHEVLMGEGEDDARPIHPKISHTAVKPLDPHEMQIEAWMAQCESKVGQDQHGEAG, encoded by the coding sequence ATGCCTGCCGTGAGCACGAACTCTTTAATCACTAGCCCCGATAACCCTCAACGCACCAGCAAGCCCGCGCTGTGGCTCTGGTCTCAATATCTGCTTGACTCGCTGGCGTGGATCGTCTCCATCATTCTTGCGCTGATACTCCGGTACGAGCTCACCGATGACGTGATGAACATTGAGGGCCTGCTGGTGTATTGCTTGGCGGCCATCGTCACGCAGGGAATCGTCGGATTCGGGTTCGCCCTGTATAAAGGACGCTACAGTTTCGGCAGCTTCCATGAGGTGAAGTTGCTCGTGTTGGTGACCGTTGTCGTCACGGCGATTCTGGTGCTCGTGTCCGTAGCCTTTGGCCTGCTGATAGACGTTCCACGCAGTACCGGAATCATCGCTTTCCCCTTTGCCTGCCTCTTCATGGCGGCCATCCGCTACCTGAAGCGCATGTATGTCGAGAGCAAAGCCCGCCCCGGTGAGGAAGCACAAGCAACGCTGATCTACGGTGCTGGTTTCTTGGGAAGTTCGCTCGTGACGCGGATGGTTCAGGATGCAGAGTCTCCCTATCGCCCAGTCGGCCTCATCGACGACGATCCGGCTAAAAAGCACTTGCGGCTTTCCTCGGTACCCGTCCTAGGCCGCACCGAGGACCTGCCAGATGTCATCCGGCGCATGGAGGCAAAGGTCCTCATCATCGCCTACGCCAACGTTGAGGCAGCCCAGGTGCGGCGCATTTCCGACCTTGTCGAGGGCTTCGACATCCGAGTGCTTGTGCTGCCGCCGCTGCGCGAGATGCTTGCCAGCGGGGATAAGGGTGCCATTCCTGATTTTCGCGATCTAGCCGTGGAGGACCTGATTGGTCGGAGCCCGGTGGATATCCATGTCAGCGAGGTTGCTGGCTACCTGCGGGGGAAGCGTGTCTTAGTCACCGGAGCTGGGGGCTCCATCGGATCGGAACTCTGCCGTCAGATAAAGCCGTTTGCCCCTGAAGAGCTCATCATGCTGGACCGCGACGAGACGGGACTCCAGCAAACACAGATTTCGTTGACAGGCAGGGGGCTGTTGGACGGCCCAGACACCGTCCTGGCAGATATAAGAGATGCTGCAGCGATCCGGAAGATCTTCGAGGAACGAAAGCCCGACGTCGTTTTCCACGCCGCTGCACTCAAGCATGTTTCTCTTCTGGAGCAGTACCCGGCAGAAGCGTGGAAGACCAATGTCCTGGGAACGCTCAATGTCCTAAATGCCGCCATGGCGGCCGAAGTTCCCTCCCTGATCAATGTCTCAACCGACAAGGCGGCGGACCCATCAACGGTCTTGGGTCACTCCAAGCGTGTGGCGGAGAAATTGACGGCGTGGGCGGCAAATCAGACTGAAAGACCGTATGTGTCGGTACGTTTTGGCAATGTCATCGGTAGTCGCGGCTCCATGCTCCCGCTGTTCAGCGAACAGATTCGGCAGGGTGGACCTGTGACTGTTACCGACCCAGATGCCACCCGCTTTTTCATGACCATCCCGGAGGCTTGCCAGCTGGTTATACAGGCCGGAAGCGTCGGTGCTGCAGGCGAATTGCTGATCCTGGATATGGGTGAGCCCGTGCGCATACTCGATATTGCCGAACGTATGATCAGCCTGTCTGGTAAGGACATAGAAATTGTCTATACAGGCCTGCGGCGGGGCGAGAAACTGCATGAGGTACTGATGGGTGAGGGAGAGGACGATGCCCGCCCAATCCATCCCAAGATTTCGCACACTGCGGTGAAACCGCTGGACCCGCATGAGATGCAGATCGAGGCGTGGATGGCTCAGTGTGAATCCAAGGTTGGACAGGACCAGCATGGGGAGGCTGGCTGA
- a CDS encoding glycosyltransferase, with amino-acid sequence MLDSVAVAAVTFDRPDDARTLLESLHTQSHRIFSVSLVDSGTKAVRAIAENAAAPVQYIRSETNLGGAGGFCLAILSAMASGAQWIWIMDDDAHPEDPECLGDLLEAAKSRQLDVVLPLVVAPEDHTRLSFPFRLNGHLTHDRATVEKQAFLPDIGQFFNGALIRRDVFFRVGLPDLRLFIRGDETDFMLRLRKSGIPFGTYTGTALSHPPGWGEVQELLGDRMHVLVPETAFKRFFYFRNRGYLLRRYRRPRSLIADLTGYPLYYLKKRDLSGLRQWFAAYSAGVRGIRFGPPTDQGF; translated from the coding sequence TTGCTGGATTCCGTTGCCGTCGCGGCAGTAACGTTCGATCGCCCGGACGACGCCCGGACCTTGCTCGAATCTCTGCACACCCAGTCCCACCGGATCTTCTCCGTTTCCCTCGTGGACTCTGGCACTAAGGCTGTACGGGCAATCGCGGAGAATGCAGCCGCGCCGGTGCAGTACATCCGCTCGGAAACCAACTTGGGTGGAGCAGGCGGTTTTTGCCTTGCCATTCTTTCCGCCATGGCATCAGGTGCGCAGTGGATCTGGATCATGGACGACGACGCGCATCCCGAAGATCCGGAGTGCCTCGGCGACCTGCTGGAGGCTGCAAAATCACGGCAGCTCGACGTCGTGCTGCCACTGGTCGTCGCACCGGAGGACCACACCCGGTTGTCCTTTCCTTTCCGGCTCAACGGGCACCTAACGCATGACCGCGCGACGGTGGAGAAACAAGCCTTCCTTCCGGACATCGGTCAGTTCTTCAACGGTGCGCTGATCCGCCGAGATGTCTTCTTCCGTGTCGGCCTGCCAGATTTGAGACTGTTCATCCGCGGGGACGAAACTGACTTCATGCTGCGGCTACGCAAGTCCGGCATACCATTTGGTACCTATACTGGCACGGCCCTGAGCCACCCTCCGGGGTGGGGCGAAGTCCAGGAGCTACTCGGTGACCGGATGCACGTCCTGGTACCCGAAACCGCGTTCAAACGATTCTTTTACTTTCGCAACCGGGGGTACCTGTTGCGACGCTACCGCAGACCACGCTCGTTGATCGCGGATCTGACCGGCTATCCGCTGTACTACCTGAAGAAACGAGACTTGAGCGGTCTGCGCCAATGGTTTGCAGCCTACAGTGCAGGTGTGCGTGGAATCAGATTTGGTCCGCCGACAGACCAGGGCTTCTAA
- a CDS encoding F0F1 ATP synthase subunit B — MHEAVILAAEGANPIVPDVWEIVVVAIGFAALWFIAVKFVVPAFEKVYAERAEAIEGGIAKAEAAQAEATAALEEYKQQLTEARTEANRIREEARTEGAQILAELKEKAASESARITAQAQTQIQAEREAAVVSLRGEVGALATELAGKIVGESLNDDERAGRVVDRFLADLENQSSGAAK, encoded by the coding sequence ATGCATGAGGCAGTAATTCTCGCCGCAGAGGGAGCCAACCCCATCGTGCCCGACGTATGGGAGATCGTGGTTGTCGCGATCGGCTTCGCGGCGCTCTGGTTCATTGCCGTCAAATTTGTGGTGCCCGCTTTTGAAAAGGTCTACGCCGAACGTGCGGAAGCCATTGAGGGTGGCATTGCGAAAGCTGAAGCCGCTCAGGCTGAGGCAACCGCTGCTCTCGAGGAATACAAGCAGCAGTTGACGGAAGCCCGTACGGAAGCCAACCGCATCCGTGAAGAAGCGCGTACTGAAGGTGCCCAGATCCTTGCGGAACTGAAGGAAAAGGCTGCTTCTGAATCGGCGCGTATCACCGCGCAGGCACAGACACAGATTCAGGCGGAACGAGAGGCAGCCGTAGTATCGCTTCGCGGCGAAGTTGGAGCCCTGGCCACAGAACTTGCGGGCAAGATCGTGGGCGAGTCACTCAACGACGACGAACGTGCAGGACGTGTTGTGGACCGGTTCCTCGCGGATCTGGAAAATCAGAGCTCAGGTGCTGCGAAATAA
- a CDS encoding MraY family glycosyltransferase yields MIGQVPLFILVLGVTLVASLLLPFALKPVLLRLGVIDIPNERSSHQTHVIRGVGLTVTAAILLGLGIAFLTGLVEVDRSVLLIVALTGLSAALLGWIEDFRGLSIKRRAAFQLLIGVLGALALAWTMDQNLLWVAVGALAIAGYINVANFMDGINGISGLHGVVVGVFYALAGYLDDQMWLTIMGAVIAASFAGFLPWNVGRGFVFLGDVGSYLLGGIIAATATAAFLSGTYVEYLFFPVLIYLVDTFSTLVRRIRAGETWYTSHRQHVYQRLIDSGLNHVGAALLVTACTVVVSGCGFVAATAPPPVSVPLFFLMALILAFYLKSPSILARRRVGAAES; encoded by the coding sequence ATGATCGGACAAGTACCGTTGTTCATTCTGGTGCTGGGCGTGACCCTGGTGGCGAGTTTGTTGCTGCCTTTTGCCCTTAAACCGGTACTGCTGCGGTTGGGCGTCATCGATATTCCGAACGAACGGTCCTCACACCAGACTCACGTCATCAGGGGGGTCGGGCTCACCGTAACTGCAGCTATTCTTCTGGGGTTGGGGATTGCGTTCCTGACAGGTCTCGTAGAAGTAGACAGGTCGGTACTGCTCATTGTCGCCCTCACCGGTCTCTCCGCAGCGCTACTCGGGTGGATAGAGGACTTCCGGGGTCTTTCCATCAAGAGGCGCGCGGCGTTTCAACTGCTCATCGGAGTACTAGGGGCGCTTGCCCTCGCCTGGACTATGGACCAGAACCTACTTTGGGTCGCCGTCGGTGCATTGGCCATTGCCGGCTATATTAACGTGGCTAACTTCATGGACGGTATCAACGGCATATCCGGGCTCCATGGTGTCGTTGTTGGCGTGTTCTACGCTCTTGCGGGATACCTTGACGATCAGATGTGGCTCACCATCATGGGTGCCGTTATCGCGGCCTCGTTCGCCGGCTTTCTACCCTGGAACGTTGGTCGCGGATTCGTCTTTCTGGGCGACGTTGGCAGTTACCTCCTCGGAGGGATCATTGCGGCCACGGCGACTGCGGCGTTCCTCTCCGGCACTTACGTTGAATACCTGTTCTTCCCGGTCCTGATCTACCTTGTGGACACATTCTCGACGCTTGTTCGAAGGATCCGGGCGGGCGAGACGTGGTACACCTCGCACCGTCAGCACGTGTATCAACGCCTGATTGATTCGGGGCTGAACCATGTTGGCGCCGCGCTGTTGGTCACCGCATGCACGGTGGTCGTCAGCGGTTGCGGTTTTGTGGCCGCGACTGCGCCGCCCCCCGTCAGCGTGCCGCTGTTTTTCCTTATGGCGCTGATCCTTGCCTTCTACCTCAAGTCCCCGTCCATTCTCGCGCGGCGTCGGGTAGGGGCTGCTGAATCGTGA
- the atpA gene encoding F0F1 ATP synthase subunit alpha produces MAELTINADDVRDALNEFAASYEPGNAERVEVGRVTTASDGIARVEGLPSVMANELLRFEDGTLGLAQNLDVREIGVIVLGDFTGIEEGQEVHRTGEILSVPVGDEFLGRVVDPLGMPIDGRGEIKAETTRALELQAPGVTQRKSVHEPLQTGLKAIDAMIPIGRGQRQLIIGDRKTGKTAICVDTILNQKANWESGDVQKQVRCIYVAIGQKASTIAEVRQTLEDRGALEYTTIVASPASDPAGFKYLAPYAGSAIGQHWMYGGKHVLIIFDDLSKQAEAYRAVSLLLRRPPGREAYPGDVFYLHSRLLERCAKLSDELGAGSMTGLPIIETKANDVGAFIPTNVISITDGQIFLQSDLFNANQRPAVDVGVSVSRVGGAAQVKSMKKVSGTLKLDLAQYRDMQAFAMFASDLDAASRQQLTRGERLMELLKQGQYSPFPVEDQVVSIWAGTKGHLDDVPIEDISRFESEFLDHLKRSTSVLTTLRETSKLEDSTVEQLTTEISEFKRGFFGEGHDGLVSSGHEEHDALDGGSVDQEKIVRQKR; encoded by the coding sequence ATGGCCGAATTGACCATCAACGCCGACGACGTCCGCGACGCGTTGAACGAGTTCGCGGCGTCCTACGAGCCCGGGAACGCCGAGCGCGTAGAAGTTGGCCGTGTGACCACAGCCAGTGACGGTATTGCCCGTGTCGAGGGTCTTCCCTCGGTCATGGCCAACGAGTTGCTGCGCTTCGAAGACGGAACTCTGGGCCTTGCCCAGAACCTGGATGTTCGCGAAATCGGCGTCATTGTCCTCGGAGACTTCACCGGCATCGAAGAAGGACAGGAAGTGCACCGAACCGGTGAGATCCTGTCCGTGCCTGTCGGCGATGAATTTCTGGGACGGGTCGTTGACCCGCTGGGCATGCCCATCGACGGCCGTGGGGAGATCAAGGCCGAAACTACCCGTGCACTGGAATTGCAGGCGCCCGGTGTAACGCAGCGTAAATCAGTGCACGAACCGCTGCAGACTGGTCTGAAGGCTATCGACGCGATGATCCCTATCGGTCGTGGACAGCGTCAGCTCATCATCGGCGACCGCAAGACCGGCAAGACCGCCATCTGCGTGGATACCATCCTGAACCAGAAAGCTAACTGGGAGTCCGGAGATGTCCAGAAGCAGGTCCGCTGCATCTATGTAGCCATCGGGCAAAAGGCATCCACGATCGCCGAGGTGCGCCAGACGTTAGAGGACAGAGGGGCACTGGAGTATACGACCATCGTTGCTTCACCTGCTTCTGACCCGGCCGGCTTCAAGTACCTCGCACCTTATGCGGGCTCGGCCATCGGACAGCACTGGATGTACGGCGGCAAGCACGTTCTGATCATTTTTGATGACCTCTCAAAGCAGGCCGAGGCGTACCGTGCGGTATCGCTGTTGCTTCGCCGTCCGCCGGGACGTGAAGCTTACCCGGGAGACGTCTTCTACTTGCATTCACGTCTTCTCGAGCGCTGTGCCAAGCTGTCGGATGAGTTGGGCGCGGGTTCCATGACGGGTCTTCCGATCATCGAGACGAAGGCTAATGACGTCGGCGCGTTCATCCCGACCAACGTCATTTCCATCACCGACGGGCAGATTTTCCTTCAGTCCGATCTCTTCAACGCCAATCAGCGTCCGGCAGTTGACGTGGGCGTCTCTGTTTCCCGAGTTGGCGGTGCCGCGCAGGTGAAGTCGATGAAGAAGGTCTCGGGTACCTTGAAGCTGGATCTCGCTCAGTACCGCGATATGCAGGCATTTGCCATGTTCGCATCGGATCTCGACGCTGCCTCCCGTCAGCAACTCACCCGTGGTGAGCGTTTGATGGAGCTGCTCAAGCAGGGGCAGTACAGCCCCTTCCCGGTCGAGGATCAGGTTGTGTCGATTTGGGCCGGTACCAAGGGCCACTTGGATGATGTGCCTATCGAGGACATCTCACGGTTTGAGTCCGAGTTCCTTGATCACCTCAAGCGTTCTACCAGCGTGCTGACGACTCTGCGCGAGACGTCCAAGCTAGAGGACTCTACGGTTGAACAACTCACGACCGAAATCAGCGAGTTCAAAAGGGGCTTCTTCGGCGAAGGCCATGATGGTCTCGTCAGCTCCGGCCACGAAGAGCACGATGCTCTTGATGGTGGGTCTGTGGACCAGGAAAAGATCGTCAGACAGAAGCGCTAG
- a CDS encoding NAD-dependent epimerase/dehydratase family protein, with protein sequence MIAAVLGATGFVGSAVTNELTKQGHTVMRVKAPRLVSTAVSVGKLLAQSHSMHAEIQALAESIAAADVVINAAGLATSGGQSSPELTGANALLAVLVARAVTVADVQRFIHVSSAAVQGPSTVLDESTDTTPFSAYSRSKALGEQGLTALASNTVILRATSVQGQNRPTTAALVRIASSPLSSVATPGTAPTPVSSISSLAAFVVHAATVQQQPVGIVLQPWEGVTVTSVLRAAGGRDPLRLPAGLCRLALRTGYAVSTLFGERLHGPIRRVELMWFGQRQEALWAARSGFVVRPCVELTLERARSHR encoded by the coding sequence GTGATCGCCGCAGTATTGGGAGCTACAGGTTTCGTCGGCAGTGCCGTCACGAATGAGTTGACCAAGCAGGGTCACACCGTGATGAGAGTGAAGGCACCCCGGCTTGTTTCCACGGCGGTCAGCGTAGGGAAGCTGCTAGCACAGTCCCATTCAATGCATGCGGAAATACAGGCTCTCGCGGAATCGATAGCCGCCGCCGACGTCGTCATCAATGCCGCTGGCCTGGCTACCTCTGGCGGTCAGAGCTCACCTGAGCTCACAGGAGCCAACGCGCTCCTGGCCGTTCTGGTTGCTCGAGCAGTCACTGTGGCAGATGTTCAGCGATTCATCCACGTGAGTAGTGCGGCCGTTCAGGGGCCAAGCACGGTTCTCGATGAGTCCACTGACACGACGCCATTTTCGGCATACTCCCGATCGAAGGCCCTCGGCGAGCAGGGGCTGACGGCGCTGGCCAGTAATACGGTCATCCTCCGCGCAACATCGGTGCAGGGTCAAAACCGCCCGACGACGGCGGCGCTGGTTCGCATCGCGTCTTCGCCATTGTCATCAGTGGCGACCCCCGGAACGGCGCCGACGCCGGTGTCGTCGATCAGTTCCCTAGCAGCGTTCGTGGTCCATGCCGCCACAGTTCAACAGCAACCTGTCGGCATCGTCCTTCAACCGTGGGAAGGGGTCACCGTCACATCCGTCCTTCGAGCTGCCGGTGGCCGCGACCCGCTAAGGCTGCCCGCCGGACTGTGTCGGCTGGCTCTGCGAACGGGTTACGCTGTGTCCACTTTGTTCGGGGAACGTTTGCACGGGCCCATCCGACGCGTTGAACTAATGTGGTTCGGCCAGCGTCAAGAAGCCCTTTGGGCCGCTCGCTCAGGATTTGTTGTCCGTCCATGCGTTGAACTCACGCTGGAGCGTGCCCGCTCTCATCGGTAG